From Xiphophorus hellerii strain 12219 chromosome 9, Xiphophorus_hellerii-4.1, whole genome shotgun sequence, a single genomic window includes:
- the bsg gene encoding basigin — protein sequence MKLLWALAALLLCCWRADASTAGFIKSPLSQIKLINDSAELHCEVVGNPIPEVQWWFVEGEESNETLTQLFDGARNERVRINATYIAHAASTIHLLSLTLDDTGTYECRASNDPDRNDLKKTPKIKWIRSQANIIAIESPQINVEPSEVSNQTSAILTCNLTDSTLFSKGSYWTHNDKPIEKSRSSSSNYASYNLEKITYHQSGRYECVFETDPLVKRVIEVKTLPYVGAYKHSEHGNENDKSVLTCVAHGHPLPTDWMWYKEEGSELKAIVNGTQRYEIKSTPNKTMLTIEDLNIESDGGYYFCSGNNELGQNKDKIFLRVRSRLAALWPFLGIVAEVIILVTVIFIYEKRRKPDDVTDDDDSGAAPLKSNSTANHKEKNVRQRNAN from the exons ATGAAGTTGCTGTGGGCTCTCGCTGCCCTACTTTTGTGCTGTTGGCGAGCCGACGCGTCCACAG CGGGTTTTATAAAATCCCCCCTCTCTCAGATCAAACTAATCAACGACAGTGCGGAGCTGCACTGTGAGGTAGTAGGGAACCCCATTCCTGAGGTGCAGTGGTGGTTTGTAGAAGGCGAGGAGTCCAATGAAACGCTCACCCAGCTGTTCGATGGGGCACGAAATGAGCGCGTCAGAATAAATGCCACATACATAGCTCACGCCGCCAGCACCATTCacctcctcagcctcactctTGACGACACGGGCACATACGAGTGCCGCGCTTCCAACGACCCCGACCGCAATGATCTGAAGAAGACGCCCAAAATCAAGTGGATCCGCTCGCAGGCAAACATTATTGCGATCGAAA GCCCACAAATCAATGTTGAACCTTCTGAGGTCAGCAACCAAACCTCTGCCATTCTCACCTGCAACTTAACGGATTCCACCCTTTTCAGTAAGGGTTCCTACTGGACACACAATGATAAACCCATTGAAAAGTCAAGGTCCTCTTCTTCTAACTATGCTTCATACAA TTTGGAGAAGATCACCTATCATCAGTCTGGACGCTatgaatgtgtgtttgagaCTGACCCACTAGTGAAGCGGGTCATTGAGGTGAAAA cactTCCTTATGTTGGAGCCTATAAGCACTCGGAGCACGGTAATGAGAATGACAAAAGTGTGCTCACTTGTGTTGCTCATGGTCACCCCCTTCCCACTGATTGGATGTGGTATAAAGAGGAGGGCAGCGAACTAAAG GCTATTGTTAATGGCACTCAGAGATATGAGATCAAGAGCACCCCTAACAAGACCATGCTGACCATTGAAGACCTGAACATTGAGTCCGACGGTGGATACTACTTCTGCTCTGGAAACAATGAACTCGGCCAAAACAAGGACAAGATCTTTCTCCGTGTCCGGAGTCGCCTGGCTGCTCTCTGGCCCTTCCTGGGCATTGTGGCCGAGGTCATCATCCTTGTGACGGTCATCTTCATCTATGAAAAGAGGAGAAAGCCCGATGACGTCACTGATG ACGATGACTCAGGAGCTGCTCCTCT GAAGAGCAATTCTACTGCAAACCACAAGGAGAAGAATGTGAGGCAAAGAAATGCAAACTAA